The genomic DNA CAGCGTCATGCCGCCCGGCTTGGCGGGTGCGGCCACCGGGGCCGGCGAGGTAGCGGCGATCAGACCCTCCAGTGAACCCTCGACATCGGCTGTCGAGCGCTCGTCGGTCCAGGCCAGGAAGCGGCGCACGCCCGGATCGATGGCGCTGACGAGGTCGGTGAACTCCTCGTCGTGGATCAGCACGTCGACCTTTTCGCGGGCCGCGACGTCGGCGAACTGTGGCTTGGCGAATCCGGTGTTCATCAGCAGCAGCTGTGCCCCGACCTTGCCTGTCGCGGCCAGGACGGTGACCAGGCCGCGGTGGTCCCGGCACAGCGCCGCGATGACCGAGCCTGCACCGATACCGCGTGAATTCCACGCCCGGGCAAGGGCATTGACCCGGTCGTTGAGTTGCGCGAACGTCACGTCGCCCCATTCGTCGGTGATGGCGATGGCGTTGGGATCGCGGGTGGCGGCGCTTTCGATGACGGCGGCGAAGCCGCCGAACTGGCGGACCAGCTTTGCCTGCCGGATCCCGTCGCCCGCTCCACCGGACAGGCCGGACTCACGCAGCACGGCGATGCTGCGGGCGATCACACGGAACCGGTTGGCCCTGGCGGCGAGGCTGGATGTGCGCGGATTAGCTCGCTTCATGCCGCAAACGGTAGGTCGCACCGGGTCGGCAGCGGGTCCCGAAGTCTCGCTGGGCGGGACAGCTTGTCTACTCGGACACACGATTGGATAAGAGTGATGGCAGCCACAGAAAGAGCCGTATCGGCGGTGAGGACAAGCGAGGTTGAGAATGCGGCGTTTGAAGGGCGAGGACAACAGCTTCCTGGCATGGGAAAGCTCCGTCCAACCGCAGCACACGATGAAGGCTGTCGTGCTCGACCCGAGTCGGATGAGCGAACCACTCACGTTCGAGCGAGTCAAAACCGCTGTGCAGGGCTGGGTCGATCAGATCGAACCGCTGCAGTGGCAGTTGCTGTCGCCGCGGGTGGGGTTCGGCCGGCCGTGGTGGGTGTCGCGGCCGCAGATCGACATCGAGCACCACGTCCAGCGGACCACTGCACCCGCTCCCGGCGGTGACGAGGAACTCGCCGCGACCATCGGCGAGATCTTCGAGGTGGCGCTCGACCGCGACCGGCCGGCCTGGCAGCTGTGGTACGTCGAGGGCCTCAAAGACGGCCGCATCGCCCTGGTGCTCAAGATTCACCACGCCGTCGCCGACGGCACCGCATCGCTGCGGCTGCTGGAAACCCTGTACAGCACCGATCCGGCGACCCCGCTCCCGCAGCCGGGGCGGACACCACTGCGGAACGAACAACGACCGGCACCGTGGGTCTGGTGGCCGCTGGTGCTGCGTCATCAGATCGCGGCACTGGCCCGTTTCCCCGGCATCATCGCCCGCACCGCGGCCGTCACCGGGGTGATCCGCCGCCGGCAGAAGGCCGGAAAGCCCGGTTACGCCGAAGCTTTCGCCGCACCGGCCATGCCGTTCAACGAACCGTTCTCGGCCAGCCGCCGATTCGCCTACCGGCGCTGCGACGTCACGGAGATCAAGCGGGTGTCGAAGGCTTTCGGCGTCACCATCAACGATGTCTTCCTGACCATCTGCGGCGGAGCCCTGCGGGACTACCTGGCTGAGAGCGGGCAGGCCAACGACGAGAGCTTGACCGCCGTCGTGCCCGTCTCGATGCGCCCGACCGACACCGAGGCCGAGTGGGGCAACAAGGTGGCGCGATGGAACGTCGACCTCGCCACCCACATCGCGGACCCCGTGGAGCGACTCAACGCGGTCGCATCGGCGACCCGGGCCGCACGCGAGGTGCAGGCCGAGCGGGACGCCTGGCTGCAGCATGACTGGATGGAGTACTGGCCGTTGTTCTGGTTGTACTCGCGAGTGCTGCCGATCCTCGGGGCCAAGATGAAGCGCCGCCCGATGTTCAGCCTGATCGCGTCAAACATGCGCGGCCCGCAGGAAACGCTGTACTGGGGCGGTGCGCCGATCGAGCAGCTGATCTCGTCCGGGCCGATCGTGTTCCCGATGGGGCTGAACTTCACCGGGTGGAGCTACCGCGACGAGATGGCGATCTGCGTGCTCACCTGTCGTGATCAGGTGTCGGACCCGTACGGTATCGCCGACCGGGTGCCGCAGGTCCTGGCCGAGTTGTCGGCGCGGGCGGACTCAGCTGCGAGAGGGATCCCGGAGGTGAATGCCGGCTCAGCCGGCGGCGACGCACCGGATCGTCAGGCGGTATCCGGCTAGGACGTCGAGCCAGAGGCGGGCCACCGGGTCCGTGGCGTCGAGCGCGTGGCGATTGCCGCTGCTCAACAGTTGGTCGGCGGCGTTGCGCGCGCGGGTCACGGCCTGGCGCAGTGCGGTCACCGCGCCGTCGGCGTCGGCGCTCAGCGCCACGGTGAGTTGCAGACGTGCGGCGTCGATGTCGGATGCCGCCCTGGCCACCAGCACCGCCGAGGCGGTCAGTTCGGTGGTGTCCTCGCTGCCGTATGAGGTGGCCAGCCGCCGGCGGACCTGCCCGACGTGCGCCTGCCACACACCGGACGCGGCGCCGACGACGACGGCGGCCTGTCCAGCGCCGGCAAGGACCCGGTAGGGCGGTGGCGCATCATCGAATTCACCGGTGTCCCAAGAATTGTCATCGGATGGCGAAAACACGGAGCCCTCGTCGACAACCACGTCGGACACCGTGACGTCGCCGATACCGGCCGCGTCCACGCCGCGCCGGTCACCGTCGCCGTCCACCTGCACCACGCCGCGACGGAGCAGGACATACCGAACGGAACCCTCGTCGAGGGCACTCAGCAGCAGCCAGTCCGCGACGTGGGCACCGGTCACCGATTCCCAGCGGCCGGTCAGCCGAAACTGCCCGGCCTCGGCGGTCAACCGTCCCGACGGTTCCGCACCGGTGGTCACCAACGCACCGGCATCGGCGCTCCACACCCGTTGGGCGGCACCGTCGCCGAGGCCGGCCACGGCGTAGGCCGCGGTGTTGACGGCCGCGGCGAACCACCCCGCCGACCCGTCACGCTCGGCGAGGTCGGCCACCGCCGCGACGTATTCGGCCGGCGACACCGCGCGTCCGCCGTATCGGACCGGCTGCAGCAACCGACCCGATTCCGAATCACGCACGACGGCAATCGATTCAACGGTCGAGACGGTGGGATCGACGCCGGGTGCACCGGGCGGCTCGGCCATATGACCTCCTGGGAGGGGCGACGAATGGTATTCACGATGGTGACACACCGGACGGGCTGGATAGGGCGGCGACGATGACGCAGAATGTGCGCGGCGCGGTGCGCCAGGCACTGCCGGCGATCGCCGCGGCGGCAGCCGATGTCGACCGCACCGGGGCCGTCGACCCCGCAGTGATCACCGGCCTGCATGATGCGGGTTTCTTTGCGATGCTGCGGCCCAAGGCGTTCGGGGGGATCGAAGCCGACCCGGCCGAGTACCTGGCGGTCACCCGTGACCTGTCCGCAGCGTGTACCTCCACGGGGTGGCTGGCCGGTTGGTTGGGTGTCAACACCTGGCATCTCTCGCTGTTCGATCACCGTGCCCAGCGCGATGTGTGGGGCCGGGATCCACGGACCTTGCTTTGTGAGTCGTATGCCCCGACC from Mycobacterium sp. DL440 includes the following:
- a CDS encoding wax ester/triacylglycerol synthase family O-acyltransferase, yielding MRRLKGEDNSFLAWESSVQPQHTMKAVVLDPSRMSEPLTFERVKTAVQGWVDQIEPLQWQLLSPRVGFGRPWWVSRPQIDIEHHVQRTTAPAPGGDEELAATIGEIFEVALDRDRPAWQLWYVEGLKDGRIALVLKIHHAVADGTASLRLLETLYSTDPATPLPQPGRTPLRNEQRPAPWVWWPLVLRHQIAALARFPGIIARTAAVTGVIRRRQKAGKPGYAEAFAAPAMPFNEPFSASRRFAYRRCDVTEIKRVSKAFGVTINDVFLTICGGALRDYLAESGQANDESLTAVVPVSMRPTDTEAEWGNKVARWNVDLATHIADPVERLNAVASATRAAREVQAERDAWLQHDWMEYWPLFWLYSRVLPILGAKMKRRPMFSLIASNMRGPQETLYWGGAPIEQLISSGPIVFPMGLNFTGWSYRDEMAICVLTCRDQVSDPYGIADRVPQVLAELSARADSAARGIPEVNAGSAGGDAPDRQAVSG